A region from the Lemur catta isolate mLemCat1 chromosome 7, mLemCat1.pri, whole genome shotgun sequence genome encodes:
- the TPCN2 gene encoding two pore channel protein 2 isoform X1, with amino-acid sequence MAKPRAESEPLLRRARGGSGDCPAGLTTCRSVQASPGAAARWGLCIDQAVVFVEDAIKYRSINHRMDTRSLWLYRCYYSNLCQRTLSFTIYLILSLAFIETPSSLSRTADVRYRSPAWEPPCGLTESVEVLCLLVFVADLSVKGYLFGQANFQKNLWLLGYLGVLVVSLIDWTVSVSLLCREPLRVRRLLRPFFLLQNSSMMKKTLKCLRWSLPQMASVGLLLAIHLCLFTMFGMLLFAGEKDDGQNRERMTYFRNLPDALTSLLVLLTTANNPDVMIPAYSRNRAYAIFFIVFTLIGSLFLMNLLTAIIYSQFRGYLMQSLQTSLFRRRLGTRAAYEVLSSTSGDGGASPRGVGVKPQNLLDVLQKVQLNSFQKQALIEKVRSYGDVPLSASEFQRIFHELDKTLVKEHPPRPEYQSPFLQSAQFLFGHYYFDYLGNFVALGNVVSICVFLVLDADVLPGDRDDFILGILNCIFILYYLLEMLLKVFALGLQGYLSYPSNVFDGLLTTVLLVLEMSTLAVYRFPHPGWRPQMQGLLSLWDMARLLNMLIVFRFLRIIPNMKPMAVVASTVLGLVQNMRAFGGILVVVYYVFAIIGINLFRGVIVAPPGNSSLTPANGSVPCGSFEQLEYWANNFDDFAAALITLWNVMVVNNWQVFLDAYQRYSGPWSKIYFVSWWLVSSVIWVNLFLALILENFLHKWDPQSHLQPLAGTEEATYQMSVELMFRDILEEPKEEELMERLSRHPYLQLCR; translated from the exons ATGGCGAAGCCCCGGGCGGAGTCGGAGCCCCTGCTGCGCCGGGCCCGCGGCGGCAGCGGTGACTGCCCGGCGGGGCTGACCACTTGCCGCAGCGTCCAAGCCAGTCCTG GTGCTGCTGCCAGGTGGGGCCTCTGCATTGACCAGGCTGTGGTCTTCGTCGAAGACGCGATTAAG TACCGCTCCATCAACCACCGCATGGACACCCGCTCGCTGTGGCTTTACCGATGCTATTACTCGAACCTGTGCCAACG GACTTTGAGCTTCACCATTTACTTGATCCTGTCTTTGGCTTTTATTGAGACCCCATCTTCGCTCAGTAGAACAGCGGATGTGCGCTACCGCTCCCCGGCCTGGGAGCCTCCGTGCGGCCTGACGGAGAGCGTGGAGGTGCTCTGCCTGCTGGTCTTCGTGGCCGACCTCTCCGTGAAG GGCTACCTGTTTGGGCAGGCCAATTTCCAGAAGAACCTCTGGCTGCTGGGCTACCTCGGGGTGCTGGTCGTGTCTCTGATAGACTGGACCGTGTCCGTGAGTCTCCTTTGTCGGGAG CCCTTGCGCGTCCGCCGGCTCCTGCGCCCCTTCTTCCTGCTGCAGAACTCCTCCATGATGAAGAAGACCTTGAAGTGCCTCAGGTGGTCGCTGCCGCAGATGGCCAG CGTCGGACTGCTGCTGGCAATTCACCTGTGTCTCTTCACCATGTTTGGGATGCTGCTGTTCGCTGGCGAGAAG GACGACGGGCAGAACAGGGAGAGGATGACCTACTTCCGGAACCTGCCAGATGCTCTGACTTCGCTCCTGGTGCTGCTGACCACCGCCAACAACCCTGATG TGATGATTCCGGCGTATTCCAGGAACCGGGCCTATGCCATCTTCTTCATAGTCTTCACCCTGATAG GAAGCTTGTTTTTGATGAACCTGCTGACGGCCATCATCTACAGCCAGTTCCGCGGCTACCTGATG CAATCTCTCCAGACCTCGCTGTTTCGGAGGCGGCTGGGGACCCGGGCTGCCTACGAAGTCCTCTCCTCCACGTCTGGAGACGGAGGAGCTTCCCCTCGGGG aGTTGGAGTGAAGCCCCAAAACTTACTAGATGTGCTTCAGAAAGTGCAGCTGAACAGCTTCCAAAAGCAGGCCCTCATAGAG AAGGTGCGCTCCTACGGAGACGTCCCCCTGTCGGCCAGCGAGTTTCAGAGGATCTTCCACGAGCTTGACAAAACTCTGGTTAAAGAG CACCCGCCGAGGCCCGAGTACCAGTCTCCGTTTCTGCAGAGCGCCCAGTTCCTCTTTGGCCACTATTACTTTGACTACCTGGGGAACTTCGTTGCCCTGGGAAACGTCGTATCCATTTGC GTGTTCCTGGTGCTGGATGCGGACGTGCTGCCCGGTGACCGGGATGACTTCATCCTGGGG ATTCTCAACTGCATCTTCATCCTGTACTACCTGCTGGAGATGCTGCTCAAGGTCTTTGCTCTGGGCCTGCAGGGCTACCTGTCCTACCCCAGCAACGTGTTTGACGGGCTCCTCACCACAGTCCTGCTG GTTTTGGAGATGTCAACTCTGGCTGTGTACCGATTCCCACACCCAGGCTG GAGGCCACAGATGCAGGGCCTGCTGTCGCTGTGGGACATGGCCCGGCTGCTGAACATGCTCATCGTGTTCCGGTTCCTGCGCATCATCCCAAACATGAAG CCGATGGCTGTGGTGGCCAGTACCGTCTTGGGCCTGGTGCAGAACATGCGGGCGTTTGGCGGGATCCTGGTG GTGGTCTACTACGTGTTTGCCATCATCGGGATCAACTTGTTTCGTGGTGTTATTGTGGCTCCTCCTGGAAATAGCAG CCTGACCCCTGCCAATGGCTCGGTGCCCTGCGGGAGCTTCGAGCAGCTGGAGTACTGGGCCAACAACTTCGATGACTTTGCT GCCGCCCTGATCACACTGTGGAACGTGATGGTGGTGAACAACTGGCAGGTGTTCCTGGATGCGTATCAGCGCTACTCGGGCCC GTGGTCCAAGATCTATTTTGTGTCGTGGTGGCTGGTGTCATCTGTCATCTGGGTCAACCTGTTCCTGGCTCTGATTTTGGAG AATTTCCTTCATAAGTGGGACCCCCAAAGTCACCTACAGCCCCTTGCTGGGACTGAGGAAGCCACCTACCAGATGTCCGTGGAGCTCATGTTCAG GGACATCCTGGAGGAGCCCAAGGAGGAGGAGCTGATGGAGAGGCTGAGCCGTCACCCGTACCTGCAGCTGTGCAGGTGA
- the TPCN2 gene encoding two pore channel protein 2 isoform X2 codes for MAKPRAESEPLLRRARGGSGDCPAGLTTCRSVQASPGAAARWGLCIDQAVVFVEDAIKYRSINHRMDTRSLWLYRCYYSNLCQRTLSFTIYLILSLAFIETPSSLSRTADVRYRSPAWEPPCGLTESVEVLCLLVFVADLSVKGYLFGQANFQKNLWLLGYLGVLVVSLIDWTVSVSLLCREPLRVRRLLRPFFLLQNSSMMKKTLKCLRWSLPQMASDDSGVFQEPGLCHLLHSLHPDSLFLMNLLTAIIYSQFRGYLMQSLQTSLFRRRLGTRAAYEVLSSTSGDGGASPRGVGVKPQNLLDVLQKVQLNSFQKQALIEKVRSYGDVPLSASEFQRIFHELDKTLVKEHPPRPEYQSPFLQSAQFLFGHYYFDYLGNFVALGNVVSICVFLVLDADVLPGDRDDFILGILNCIFILYYLLEMLLKVFALGLQGYLSYPSNVFDGLLTTVLLVLEMSTLAVYRFPHPGWRPQMQGLLSLWDMARLLNMLIVFRFLRIIPNMKPMAVVASTVLGLVQNMRAFGGILVVVYYVFAIIGINLFRGVIVAPPGNSSLTPANGSVPCGSFEQLEYWANNFDDFAAALITLWNVMVVNNWQVFLDAYQRYSGPWSKIYFVSWWLVSSVIWVNLFLALILENFLHKWDPQSHLQPLAGTEEATYQMSVELMFRDILEEPKEEELMERLSRHPYLQLCR; via the exons ATGGCGAAGCCCCGGGCGGAGTCGGAGCCCCTGCTGCGCCGGGCCCGCGGCGGCAGCGGTGACTGCCCGGCGGGGCTGACCACTTGCCGCAGCGTCCAAGCCAGTCCTG GTGCTGCTGCCAGGTGGGGCCTCTGCATTGACCAGGCTGTGGTCTTCGTCGAAGACGCGATTAAG TACCGCTCCATCAACCACCGCATGGACACCCGCTCGCTGTGGCTTTACCGATGCTATTACTCGAACCTGTGCCAACG GACTTTGAGCTTCACCATTTACTTGATCCTGTCTTTGGCTTTTATTGAGACCCCATCTTCGCTCAGTAGAACAGCGGATGTGCGCTACCGCTCCCCGGCCTGGGAGCCTCCGTGCGGCCTGACGGAGAGCGTGGAGGTGCTCTGCCTGCTGGTCTTCGTGGCCGACCTCTCCGTGAAG GGCTACCTGTTTGGGCAGGCCAATTTCCAGAAGAACCTCTGGCTGCTGGGCTACCTCGGGGTGCTGGTCGTGTCTCTGATAGACTGGACCGTGTCCGTGAGTCTCCTTTGTCGGGAG CCCTTGCGCGTCCGCCGGCTCCTGCGCCCCTTCTTCCTGCTGCAGAACTCCTCCATGATGAAGAAGACCTTGAAGTGCCTCAGGTGGTCGCTGCCGCAGATGGCCAG TGATGATTCCGGCGTATTCCAGGAACCGGGCCTATGCCATCTTCTTCATAGTCTTCACCCTGATAG CTTGTTTTTGATGAACCTGCTGACGGCCATCATCTACAGCCAGTTCCGCGGCTACCTGATG CAATCTCTCCAGACCTCGCTGTTTCGGAGGCGGCTGGGGACCCGGGCTGCCTACGAAGTCCTCTCCTCCACGTCTGGAGACGGAGGAGCTTCCCCTCGGGG aGTTGGAGTGAAGCCCCAAAACTTACTAGATGTGCTTCAGAAAGTGCAGCTGAACAGCTTCCAAAAGCAGGCCCTCATAGAG AAGGTGCGCTCCTACGGAGACGTCCCCCTGTCGGCCAGCGAGTTTCAGAGGATCTTCCACGAGCTTGACAAAACTCTGGTTAAAGAG CACCCGCCGAGGCCCGAGTACCAGTCTCCGTTTCTGCAGAGCGCCCAGTTCCTCTTTGGCCACTATTACTTTGACTACCTGGGGAACTTCGTTGCCCTGGGAAACGTCGTATCCATTTGC GTGTTCCTGGTGCTGGATGCGGACGTGCTGCCCGGTGACCGGGATGACTTCATCCTGGGG ATTCTCAACTGCATCTTCATCCTGTACTACCTGCTGGAGATGCTGCTCAAGGTCTTTGCTCTGGGCCTGCAGGGCTACCTGTCCTACCCCAGCAACGTGTTTGACGGGCTCCTCACCACAGTCCTGCTG GTTTTGGAGATGTCAACTCTGGCTGTGTACCGATTCCCACACCCAGGCTG GAGGCCACAGATGCAGGGCCTGCTGTCGCTGTGGGACATGGCCCGGCTGCTGAACATGCTCATCGTGTTCCGGTTCCTGCGCATCATCCCAAACATGAAG CCGATGGCTGTGGTGGCCAGTACCGTCTTGGGCCTGGTGCAGAACATGCGGGCGTTTGGCGGGATCCTGGTG GTGGTCTACTACGTGTTTGCCATCATCGGGATCAACTTGTTTCGTGGTGTTATTGTGGCTCCTCCTGGAAATAGCAG CCTGACCCCTGCCAATGGCTCGGTGCCCTGCGGGAGCTTCGAGCAGCTGGAGTACTGGGCCAACAACTTCGATGACTTTGCT GCCGCCCTGATCACACTGTGGAACGTGATGGTGGTGAACAACTGGCAGGTGTTCCTGGATGCGTATCAGCGCTACTCGGGCCC GTGGTCCAAGATCTATTTTGTGTCGTGGTGGCTGGTGTCATCTGTCATCTGGGTCAACCTGTTCCTGGCTCTGATTTTGGAG AATTTCCTTCATAAGTGGGACCCCCAAAGTCACCTACAGCCCCTTGCTGGGACTGAGGAAGCCACCTACCAGATGTCCGTGGAGCTCATGTTCAG GGACATCCTGGAGGAGCCCAAGGAGGAGGAGCTGATGGAGAGGCTGAGCCGTCACCCGTACCTGCAGCTGTGCAGGTGA